One genomic region from Patescibacteria group bacterium encodes:
- a CDS encoding cytidine/deoxycytidylate deaminase family protein, with protein MAEETYKRPSWDEYFMEVARAVAKRATCDRGRSGCVIARDKMILVTGYVGSPKGMPHCDEVGHQMKTMVHEDGHQSQHCVRTTHAEQNAIVQAAKLGVAIDGATLYCKMTPCSTCAKMIINAGIKRVVCEKRYHAGAETEEMFRQVGIELDYFDESVEKYDKQ; from the coding sequence ATGGCGGAAGAAACGTATAAAAGGCCCTCGTGGGACGAATACTTTATGGAGGTAGCCCGGGCCGTGGCTAAACGCGCCACCTGCGACCGCGGGCGGAGCGGCTGTGTCATTGCCCGAGATAAAATGATATTAGTCACGGGATATGTGGGCTCACCCAAAGGCATGCCGCATTGCGACGAAGTCGGCCATCAGATGAAAACTATGGTTCACGAAGACGGCCACCAAAGCCAGCACTGCGTCCGCACCACTCACGCCGAACAAAACGCCATTGTGCAGGCGGCCAAACTCGGAGTGGCCATAGACGGAGCGACTTTATATTGTAAAATGACCCCCTGCTCCACCTGTGCCAAAATGATTATCAACGCCGGCATCAAAAGGGTGGTCTGCGAAAAGCGCTATCACGCCGGAGCGGAAACGGAAGAGATGTTCCGCCAAGTGGGCATAGAATTGGATTACTTTGACGAATCAGTGGAGAAATATGACAAGCAATAA
- the nusG gene encoding transcription termination/antitermination protein NusG — translation MPKQIERGRRWYAIHTYSGYEENVAENLKQRIESMGMEDRIFNILIPTEKKIKIKNGKRHTVTEKIFPGYVLVEMLVTDDSWYVVRNTPNVTGFIGSGTIPTPLSEQEIKNLQTRMGVEEPKYRIDVEEGTPVRIVDGPFKEFEGKVSSIDESRGKIKVLVSMFGRETPVELDFLQIKKI, via the coding sequence ATGCCAAAACAAATAGAACGCGGGCGACGCTGGTACGCCATTCACACCTACTCCGGATATGAAGAAAATGTCGCCGAAAATTTAAAACAAAGAATAGAATCCATGGGAATGGAAGACCGGATTTTTAATATCCTGATTCCGACGGAGAAAAAGATTAAAATAAAAAACGGCAAACGCCACACTGTCACCGAAAAAATTTTTCCGGGCTACGTGCTGGTGGAAATGCTGGTGACTGACGATTCCTGGTATGTGGTGCGCAATACGCCGAACGTCACCGGATTTATCGGCAGCGGCACCATCCCCACTCCCCTTTCCGAACAAGAGATTAAAAATCTTCAAACCAGAATGGGCGTGGAAGAACCGAAATATAGAATTGACGTTGAGGAAGGAACTCCGGTGCGCATTGTGGATGGACCTTTCAAGGAATTTGAGGGCAAAGTTTCCAGTATTGATGAATCGCGCGGCAAAATCAAAGTACTGGTTTCTATGTTCGGCCGCGAGACACCGGTGGAATTGGACTTTTTGCAAATCAAAAAAATATAG
- a CDS encoding class I SAM-dependent methyltransferase, which yields MSKNKIKILDSRRGYDLAAADYDKKGKYLDSFEKEKLPAALGDIKDKKILDVGAGTGRLALKLARAGAEVTALDISPEMLKILRRKNKQIKTVGGDAEQLPFPDETFDIITAAFLIVHLKNPERFFDEAYRVLKNDGRLVITNINQKEPPKIKTKKGNVKIQSFYHSPGKIRQLLKNLAFDVQETLVKEKANWINQIIIAAK from the coding sequence ATGTCAAAAAATAAAATAAAAATTCTGGACTCGCGGCGGGGTTATGATTTAGCCGCCGCCGACTATGACAAAAAAGGGAAATATCTGGACAGTTTTGAAAAAGAAAAACTGCCGGCGGCGTTGGGTGATATTAAGGATAAAAAAATTCTGGATGTCGGAGCGGGTACCGGCCGGTTGGCGCTTAAACTCGCCCGGGCCGGAGCCGAAGTCACCGCCTTGGATATTTCTCCGGAAATGTTGAAAATTCTCCGGCGCAAAAATAAACAAATCAAAACGGTGGGGGGCGACGCGGAACAACTGCCTTTCCCCGACGAAACTTTTGACATCATCACCGCCGCTTTTCTGATTGTCCATCTTAAAAATCCGGAACGATTTTTTGACGAGGCCTATCGCGTGCTCAAAAACGACGGACGGCTCGTTATCACTAATATCAATCAAAAAGAACCGCCGAAAATAAAAACTAAAAAAGGAAACGTAAAAATACAGTCGTTCTATCATTCCCCGGGGAAAATCCGGCAGTTGCTGAAAAATTTAGCTTTTGACGTGCAGGAAACGTTGGTGAAAGAAAAAGCCAACTGGATAAATCAGATAATCATTGCGGCAAAATAA
- the rplA gene encoding 50S ribosomal protein L1 — MSRSKRYQEVKGQIDSKKTYSIEEALELVKKTSNVKFDASVELHIRLGIDPKKGEQQVRGSIALPHGTGKTQKIAAFVDGDKIKEAKEAGADIVADDEYIAELKKTEKIDFEIAIATPPMMKKLAAVAKILGPKGLMPSPKDGTVTADIGKTIGELKKGKVSFKNDDTGNVHLLVGKISFDTKNLIENCKTAMEAIQKAKPATSKGIYIRNAVLTSTMGPAIKLTV, encoded by the coding sequence ATGTCACGTTCTAAAAGGTACCAAGAAGTCAAAGGGCAAATTGACTCTAAAAAAACCTATTCAATAGAAGAAGCTCTGGAATTGGTCAAAAAAACTTCCAACGTCAAATTTGATGCCAGCGTGGAATTACACATCCGCCTGGGAATTGACCCTAAAAAGGGAGAACAGCAAGTTCGCGGTTCTATCGCCCTGCCGCACGGCACGGGCAAAACCCAAAAAATCGCCGCCTTCGTTGACGGTGATAAAATCAAAGAAGCCAAGGAGGCCGGCGCGGATATCGTCGCCGATGACGAATACATCGCGGAACTTAAAAAGACCGAAAAAATAGATTTTGAAATCGCCATTGCCACGCCGCCGATGATGAAAAAACTCGCGGCTGTGGCCAAGATTCTCGGCCCCAAAGGTTTAATGCCTTCTCCTAAAGACGGCACGGTGACAGCGGACATCGGCAAAACTATCGGAGAATTAAAAAAGGGCAAAGTGAGTTTTAAAAACGATGACACCGGCAATGTTCATCTCTTAGTCGGCAAAATCTCTTTTGACACGAAGAATTTGATAGAGAACTGCAAAACGGCTATGGAAGCCATCCAAAAAGCCAAACCGGCGACTTCCAAGGGAATTTACATCCGAAACGCCGTTCTCACCTCCACCATGGGTCCGGCAATAAAATTAACCGTCTAA
- the gatB gene encoding Asp-tRNA(Asn)/Glu-tRNA(Gln) amidotransferase subunit GatB, with protein MNLQPVIGLEIHVQLKTKSKMFCSCPNAGDSAPPNTNICPVCTGQPGALPVLNLGALKFGLLAGLALNCQIAEFSKFDRKNYFYPDLPKGYQISQFDQPIAAGGYLTFRIFDREEKEPREIKINLTRIHLEEDAAKLVHDQKNESSLVDFNRSGTPLLEIVTEPDFRSPEEAKIFLQELRLLMRYLDVSDADMEKGQLRCDANISLREIKIDKKERPTLSPLSAKTEIKNMNSFRSVERALDYEIKRQTELWKKGQPPKFQTTRGWNDERQMTEEQRGKEEAHDYRYMPETDLPPLNLKKLLKEVKNSLPELPAAKRERFAEEYGFTSADARIIVNDKELSEYTEEVISELKDWLDNLPEIEGTAEEIWNKNKKRLIKILSGWLVNRFVKLLDDSKITARESKITPENFAEFITLIYQNKLNTTTAQTVLEMMFKTGIDPSHAIEEKGLEQIDNSDELEKIIDKVIKNNPQQVAEFKNGKEPILQFLVGMVMRETKGRANAQKVAEMIKIKLN; from the coding sequence ATGAATCTCCAACCGGTTATTGGGCTGGAAATTCACGTCCAGCTCAAAACTAAAAGCAAAATGTTCTGCTCCTGCCCGAACGCGGGAGACAGCGCCCCTCCTAACACCAATATCTGCCCCGTCTGCACTGGTCAGCCCGGAGCTTTGCCGGTGCTTAATTTGGGAGCTTTGAAATTCGGCCTCTTGGCCGGGCTGGCTTTAAATTGTCAGATTGCTGAATTTTCTAAATTTGACCGCAAAAATTATTTTTATCCGGACCTGCCCAAGGGTTATCAGATTTCTCAATTTGACCAGCCCATTGCCGCCGGCGGATATCTGACTTTTAGAATTTTCGACCGCGAGGAAAAAGAACCGCGCGAAATAAAAATAAATTTAACGCGCATTCATTTGGAAGAAGACGCTGCCAAGCTGGTACACGACCAAAAAAATGAATCGTCGCTCGTTGATTTCAACCGTTCCGGAACCCCGCTTTTGGAAATAGTCACTGAGCCGGATTTTCGCTCACCGGAAGAAGCCAAGATTTTCCTCCAAGAATTGCGCCTGCTAATGCGTTATTTGGATGTTTCCGACGCCGATATGGAAAAAGGCCAGCTTCGTTGCGATGCCAATATCTCTTTGCGGGAAATAAAAATTGATAAGAAAGAACGGCCGACGCTTTCCCCTCTTTCCGCTAAAACGGAAATAAAAAACATGAACTCCTTCCGTTCAGTGGAACGCGCTTTGGATTACGAAATCAAACGGCAGACCGAACTTTGGAAAAAGGGGCAACCACCAAAATTTCAAACCACACGCGGCTGGAATGATGAAAGACAAATGACCGAAGAACAACGGGGTAAGGAAGAGGCTCACGACTATCGTTATATGCCCGAGACGGACCTGCCGCCGCTTAATTTAAAAAAACTTTTGAAAGAAGTAAAAAATAGCCTGCCTGAATTGCCGGCGGCCAAGCGGGAACGATTTGCCGAGGAATACGGTTTTACTTCCGCCGACGCGCGAATTATCGTCAATGATAAAGAACTGTCAGAATACACTGAAGAGGTAATCTCGGAACTAAAGGATTGGCTGGATAATTTGCCGGAGATAGAAGGGACGGCGGAAGAAATCTGGAATAAAAATAAAAAGAGGTTGATAAAAATTTTAAGCGGCTGGCTCGTCAACCGTTTTGTAAAACTTCTTGATGACTCTAAAATTACCGCCCGAGAGTCGAAAATCACTCCGGAAAATTTTGCGGAATTTATCACTTTGATTTATCAAAACAAATTAAATACTACCACCGCCCAGACTGTTTTAGAGATGATGTTCAAAACCGGCATCGACCCTTCGCACGCCATTGAAGAAAAAGGATTGGAGCAGATTGATAATAGCGATGAATTGGAAAAAATTATTGATAAAGTGATAAAAAATAATCCTCAACAAGTTGCCGAGTTTAAAAACGGCAAAGAACCTATTTTACAATTTCTTGTCGGTATGGTGATGCGCGAAACCAAGGGCCGCGCCAACGCGCAAAAAGTGGCGGAGATGATAAAGATAAAACTGAATTAA
- the rplK gene encoding 50S ribosomal protein L11, which translates to MAKKVMTMVKLQIPAGKANPAPPIGPALGQHGVNIADFCAKFNNATKDKGGDITPVEITIYEDRSFTFILKTPPAAELLKKAAGITKGSGKPNKEKVGKVTKAQIRQIAEAKMSDLNANDIEAAMKIIEGTARQMGLDVV; encoded by the coding sequence ATGGCTAAAAAAGTAATGACCATGGTCAAGCTCCAAATCCCCGCGGGCAAAGCCAATCCGGCGCCTCCGATTGGACCGGCTTTGGGCCAGCATGGAGTCAATATCGCCGATTTCTGCGCAAAATTTAACAATGCCACCAAAGATAAGGGCGGAGACATCACTCCGGTGGAAATTACTATTTACGAAGACCGCAGTTTCACTTTTATCTTAAAAACCCCTCCGGCCGCGGAATTACTGAAAAAAGCCGCCGGCATTACCAAGGGTTCGGGCAAACCGAATAAGGAAAAAGTCGGTAAGGTCACCAAGGCGCAAATCCGCCAAATCGCCGAAGCCAAAATGTCCGACCTGAACGCCAATGACATTGAAGCGGCAATGAAAATTATTGAAGGAACTGCCAGACAAATGGGGCTGGACGTCGTCTAA
- a CDS encoding aspartate 1-decarboxylase, with translation MRWILRSKIHKATVTEADLNYIGSITIDEDLVERVGFWPGEKVLVVSNTSGARLETYVIVGKKNSGIICMNGAAAHLIKKGEEIIIMGFELTDKPIKAKNILVDKNNKFVKYL, from the coding sequence ATGAGATGGATATTACGTTCCAAAATTCATAAGGCTACGGTTACCGAAGCCGATTTAAATTATATCGGCAGTATTACAATTGACGAAGATTTGGTTGAAAGGGTCGGTTTTTGGCCCGGTGAAAAAGTTTTAGTAGTTAGTAATACCTCTGGCGCAAGATTGGAAACTTATGTCATTGTGGGCAAAAAAAATTCAGGAATTATTTGTATGAACGGCGCCGCCGCCCATTTGATTAAAAAAGGAGAGGAAATAATCATCATGGGCTTTGAATTAACCGACAAACCAATCAAAGCTAAAAATATTTTGGTGGATAAAAATAACAAGTTCGTGAAATATTTATGA
- the gyrB gene encoding DNA topoisomerase (ATP-hydrolyzing) subunit B, whose product MPIKKTEITPDKERAIKEYGAKQITVLEGLEPVRKRPGMYIGSTGPSGLHHLVWEVVDNAIDEAMAGFCNEIIVTLLPGSKVSVIDNGRGIPVEIHKQTKKSALETVLTVLHAGGKFGEGGYKVSGGLHGVGVSVVNALSIWMKAEVHRDGKIYQQEYKRGKPQYKVKPVGKSKRTGTTITFEPDPEIFETTQFSLKTIYEHLRRQAYLTKGVKIKVLDERPEEERAGTSRPREYAFYFEGGIASYIVHLNHNNKIKQENVFYVDKEEGGTRVEIALQYVDDYKESVFCFANNIINAEGGSHLIGLRTALTRVLNNYGRKQGLIKEKEENLSGEDTREGLVAIVSVKVKDPQFEGQTKAKLGNPEVRTHVETVFGDAFQTFLEEHPKDAEAVLEKNLLAARARKAARLARESVLRKGALEGMTLPGKLADCSSRDPKSSELYIVEGDSAGGSAKQGRNRETQAILPLRGKILNVERSRLDKMLTNNEVKSLIIALGTNIGEQFEIDKLRYDRIIIMTDADVDGAHIRTLLLTLFYRYFPEIIRQNHLYIAQPPLYQVKYGKEFQYAFSDEERDKIVARVQNEKLAKGKTKEKIKAEEIKVMAEGEEIAEGEEKTEKSAGYSIQRYKGLGEMNPEQLWETTMDPARRVMKIVTIEDAAAADEVFDVLMGSEVAPRKRFIQTHAKSVKNLDV is encoded by the coding sequence ATGCCTATCAAAAAAACCGAAATAACTCCTGACAAAGAAAGGGCCATCAAAGAATATGGTGCCAAACAAATTACCGTTTTGGAGGGCCTTGAGCCGGTGCGCAAAAGACCGGGTATGTATATTGGTTCTACCGGCCCCTCGGGCTTGCACCATCTGGTTTGGGAAGTCGTGGACAATGCCATTGACGAAGCTATGGCTGGTTTTTGTAATGAAATCATAGTCACTCTTCTCCCGGGCAGCAAGGTGTCCGTCATTGATAACGGCCGCGGCATTCCGGTGGAAATTCATAAACAAACCAAAAAATCCGCTTTGGAAACCGTGCTCACCGTCCTCCATGCCGGAGGCAAATTCGGCGAGGGCGGCTACAAAGTGTCCGGCGGTCTCCACGGCGTCGGCGTTTCAGTGGTTAATGCTTTATCCATCTGGATGAAAGCCGAAGTGCATCGCGACGGAAAAATTTATCAGCAAGAATACAAACGGGGCAAACCGCAATACAAAGTCAAACCAGTGGGCAAAAGCAAACGCACCGGCACGACTATTACCTTTGAGCCAGACCCGGAAATTTTTGAAACCACACAATTTTCCCTAAAAACAATTTACGAACACCTGCGCCGCCAGGCCTATCTGACCAAGGGAGTAAAAATCAAAGTGCTTGATGAACGTCCGGAAGAAGAAAGAGCCGGAACCAGCCGCCCGCGCGAATACGCTTTTTATTTTGAGGGCGGCATTGCTTCTTACATCGTTCATCTGAATCACAACAATAAAATCAAACAGGAAAATGTTTTTTACGTTGATAAGGAAGAGGGCGGAACGCGCGTGGAAATCGCCCTGCAGTATGTTGATGATTACAAGGAAAGCGTTTTCTGTTTTGCCAATAATATTATCAACGCCGAGGGTGGCTCTCATCTCATCGGCCTGCGCACCGCCCTGACCCGCGTTTTGAATAACTACGGCCGCAAGCAGGGGCTCATCAAAGAAAAAGAGGAAAATTTAAGCGGCGAGGATACGCGCGAAGGTTTGGTGGCGATTGTGAGCGTCAAAGTCAAGGACCCGCAATTTGAAGGGCAAACTAAAGCCAAACTCGGCAACCCTGAAGTGCGCACGCACGTGGAAACGGTTTTTGGCGACGCTTTCCAGACATTTCTCGAAGAACATCCTAAGGACGCAGAAGCGGTTCTGGAGAAAAACCTGCTCGCCGCCCGCGCCCGCAAAGCCGCCCGCTTGGCGCGCGAATCCGTGCTGCGCAAGGGCGCGCTGGAAGGGATGACTTTGCCGGGCAAACTGGCGGACTGCTCTTCGCGCGACCCCAAAAGTTCCGAACTTTACATTGTGGAGGGCGACTCGGCCGGCGGTTCGGCCAAGCAGGGGCGCAATCGCGAGACCCAGGCCATTCTGCCTTTACGCGGTAAAATTTTGAATGTGGAAAGGTCGCGCCTGGACAAAATGCTTACCAACAACGAAGTCAAATCTCTGATTATCGCCCTGGGCACCAACATCGGCGAACAATTTGAAATAGACAAACTGCGCTATGACCGCATTATCATTATGACTGATGCGGACGTGGACGGCGCTCATATCCGCACCCTCCTGCTGACTCTTTTCTATCGTTACTTTCCGGAAATCATCCGCCAAAACCATCTTTATATCGCCCAGCCGCCGCTTTACCAAGTAAAATATGGCAAAGAATTTCAATACGCTTTCAGCGACGAAGAGCGCGATAAAATAGTGGCGCGGGTTCAAAATGAAAAACTGGCCAAAGGAAAAACTAAAGAAAAAATTAAGGCCGAGGAAATAAAGGTGATGGCCGAAGGCGAGGAAATCGCCGAGGGAGAAGAGAAAACGGAAAAATCCGCTGGCTACTCCATTCAAAGATACAAAGGCCTTGGTGAAATGAATCCGGAACAGCTTTGGGAAACTACCATGGACCCCGCCCGGCGCGTTATGAAAATCGTGACTATTGAGGACGCCGCTGCGGCTGATGAGGTTTTTGATGTTTTGATGGGCTCGGAAGTCGCTCCCCGAAAAAGATTTATCCAAACCCATGCGAAAAGTGTGAAAAATTTGGATGTATAA
- the secE gene encoding preprotein translocase subunit SecE has product MGNKVVEYVKSAKTELKKVIWPTKKETTNYTMLVIGISLGVAIFLGALDYLFTLGVEILIK; this is encoded by the coding sequence ATGGGTAACAAAGTTGTTGAGTACGTGAAAAGCGCCAAAACGGAATTAAAAAAAGTTATTTGGCCGACCAAAAAAGAAACCACCAACTACACGATGCTGGTTATCGGCATCAGCTTGGGCGTGGCCATCTTTCTTGGCGCCTTGGATTATCTTTTCACTTTGGGCGTGGAAATTTTAATTAAATAA
- a CDS encoding FAD-dependent thymidylate synthase — protein sequence MSEKNNQLSVYSLDHLKPEVLAVAFAKCSRSPESFKDIAAELTDEKSADFHEKWVVGYGHSSVAEHANLHLAIENVSILATKVIEDNRLASFTEKSTRYQVFDRNRYYKPEKIMNSPLGKEYEETLNYIFDTYTRLNEPMKSYICKKYPQNPEENEKVYQANIKARTCDNIRYLLPTATLTNLGMTANARAWEHAIAKLLSHPLDEMRAIGKAIKIEALKITPTLIKFADVNQYLKETDAALAALDQKTLSQNPEATEPVVIVDYDAEAEDKLVAAILYKHSVLPYKQIYAEVKKMNPERKVDIIDESLKRRAAFDQPIRELEHIYYTFDILMDYGAFRDIQRHRICTQTNQAVTVLHGYATPEEITEAGLEKDYQEVMDRAAELYNKIYPLFPHEAQYAVPLAFRKRTLITWNLRELHHFISLRSGLKGHISYRRIAQACWQKLNEIQPLLAKYINVNMESGSASWASTLFKPEFNYRPKTDSSG from the coding sequence ATGAGCGAAAAAAATAACCAACTTTCCGTTTACTCCTTGGACCACCTCAAACCCGAAGTATTGGCCGTGGCTTTTGCCAAATGTTCCCGTTCCCCGGAATCATTCAAAGATATCGCCGCGGAGCTGACTGATGAAAAATCCGCCGATTTCCATGAAAAGTGGGTGGTGGGATATGGACACAGCAGTGTGGCTGAACACGCCAATCTTCATTTAGCCATTGAAAATGTTTCTATTTTGGCCACCAAAGTTATTGAAGATAATCGCCTGGCTTCTTTTACGGAAAAATCAACGCGTTATCAGGTTTTCGACCGCAACCGCTATTACAAACCGGAAAAAATTATGAACTCGCCTCTGGGCAAAGAATATGAGGAAACCCTGAATTATATTTTCGACACCTACACCCGGCTGAACGAACCAATGAAGTCGTATATTTGTAAAAAATATCCTCAAAATCCGGAGGAAAATGAAAAAGTTTACCAAGCCAACATTAAGGCCCGTACCTGCGACAATATCCGCTATCTCCTGCCGACAGCCACTTTAACCAACCTTGGCATGACCGCCAACGCGCGCGCCTGGGAACACGCTATTGCCAAACTGCTTTCGCATCCGCTGGATGAAATGCGCGCCATCGGCAAGGCCATTAAAATTGAGGCGTTGAAAATTACTCCCACGCTCATAAAATTCGCTGATGTCAATCAGTATCTGAAGGAAACCGACGCTGCGCTGGCCGCCCTTGACCAAAAAACTTTGTCGCAAAATCCGGAAGCGACCGAACCGGTGGTGATTGTTGATTATGATGCCGAGGCGGAAGACAAATTAGTGGCCGCCATTCTATATAAACATTCCGTCTTGCCCTATAAACAAATTTACGCTGAAGTAAAAAAGATGAACCCGGAACGGAAAGTGGATATAATTGACGAATCCTTAAAGCGCCGCGCCGCCTTTGACCAGCCAATCCGGGAGCTTGAACATATTTATTACACTTTTGATATTTTGATGGACTACGGTGCGTTCCGCGATATCCAGCGCCACCGCATCTGCACGCAAACTAATCAGGCCGTGACTGTTTTACACGGCTATGCCACGCCGGAAGAAATAACGGAGGCGGGGTTAGAAAAAGATTATCAAGAAGTGATGGACCGCGCCGCCGAACTTTATAATAAAATTTATCCGCTCTTCCCTCATGAAGCGCAGTATGCCGTGCCCTTGGCTTTCAGAAAACGAACGCTCATCACCTGGAACTTGCGGGAACTCCATCATTTTATTTCTCTGCGCAGCGGACTCAAGGGCCATATTTCTTACCGCCGCATTGCCCAGGCCTGCTGGCAAAAATTAAATGAAATTCAGCCGCTCTTGGCCAAATATATCAATGTTAATATGGAAAGCGGTTCAGCTTCTTGGGCCTCAACTCTCTTCAAACCGGAATTTAATTACCGACCAAAAACCGACTCTTCGGGATAA
- a CDS encoding GNAT family N-acetyltransferase yields the protein MKIVEVKAKCYGIKISMRNKKGKEVGRTFLFIMYNGLHKKPFGLMEDVYVMGKMRGKGLGTELVIQVIKIAREKGCYKLIATSRYSRTKVHDLYTKLGFHDQGKEFRMDF from the coding sequence ATGAAAATTGTTGAGGTTAAAGCTAAGTGCTACGGCATTAAAATTTCAATGCGAAACAAAAAAGGTAAAGAGGTCGGCAGGACATTTTTGTTCATAATGTACAATGGTCTACACAAAAAGCCGTTTGGTCTCATGGAGGACGTGTATGTCATGGGGAAAATGCGTGGGAAAGGGCTGGGGACAGAGCTTGTTATACAAGTCATTAAAATAGCCAGAGAAAAGGGTTGCTACAAACTAATTGCCACCAGCCGGTATTCTCGAACAAAAGTCCACGACCTCTATACCAAACTGGGATTCCACGACCAAGGCAAAGAATTCCGTATGGATTTTTGA
- the miaA gene encoding tRNA (adenosine(37)-N6)-dimethylallyltransferase MiaA: MSILPKIIVILGPTASGKTGLSLKLAKKFKGEIISADSRQVYKYMNIGTAKEPGKWEKIGGKKVYVAGGIRHYVIDFLEPDKIFSAGSFKKEALKNIYDILKRGKMPFIAGGTGLYISAIADNLSFAETESLPELRQDLEKKTLGELVKLLKKFDLKAYKKIDLKNKRRVVRALEVAMVTGKSFVEQRNKGKKLFNVLKIGIKMPREKLYDRINKRVDEQIKAGLLQETKKLVKKGFGWGLPAMSGIGYKQMGMYLRGEVSWDEAVRILKRDTRHYARRQMIWWRKDKRIKWAKDYKKAERLVKRFLAR; this comes from the coding sequence ATGTCAATCCTGCCTAAAATTATCGTCATTTTGGGTCCAACTGCTTCGGGCAAAACCGGGCTGTCTTTGAAATTGGCCAAAAAGTTTAAAGGCGAAATTATTTCCGCCGATTCCCGGCAGGTTTATAAATATATGAATATCGGCACGGCCAAAGAGCCGGGAAAATGGGAAAAGATTGGCGGTAAAAAAGTGTACGTGGCCGGAGGAATCCGGCATTATGTTATTGATTTTTTAGAGCCGGATAAAATCTTTAGCGCCGGGTCTTTTAAGAAAGAAGCGTTAAAAAATATTTACGATATTTTAAAAAGAGGCAAGATGCCGTTTATCGCCGGCGGCACGGGGCTTTATATTTCTGCTATTGCGGATAATTTATCTTTTGCCGAGACAGAATCATTGCCGGAATTGCGGCAGGATTTAGAGAAAAAAACTTTGGGAGAATTAGTTAAACTTTTAAAAAAGTTTGACCTTAAGGCCTACAAAAAAATTGACCTGAAAAATAAGAGGAGAGTGGTGCGGGCGTTGGAAGTGGCAATGGTTACCGGCAAATCCTTCGTGGAGCAGAGAAATAAAGGTAAGAAACTTTTTAATGTTTTAAAAATCGGCATTAAGATGCCGCGAGAGAAGTTATACGATAGAATCAATAAACGCGTGGACGAGCAGATAAAAGCGGGGTTGCTTCAAGAAACAAAAAAGTTGGTTAAAAAAGGTTTCGGTTGGGGATTGCCGGCCATGAGCGGGATTGGTTATAAACAAATGGGAATGTATTTGCGCGGGGAAGTTTCATGGGACGAAGCCGTGAGAATTTTGAAGCGCGATACCCGCCACTATGCCCGCCGGCAGATGATTTGGTGGAGGAAGGACAAAAGGATAAAATGGGCAAAGGATTATAAAAAAGCCGAGAGATTAGTAAAAAGGTTTTTAGCGAGATAG
- a CDS encoding HD domain-containing protein encodes MDKTLADIFFNIIRRLSRVQRWNKEEFENRSYIESSLNHSFESTLLVICAVALEKKFGRKDFDAFKVLACGALHDIGEGILFDVPLEVKDDARVKKALEEMEEEATQELIKRFHPAIKEGIEDAYNLQKDRESFEGKLWYALELLGYIMYAWREYHLGHENFSKVFKNSFPKLLTLSKEIKSVEILLNEFRPVIERILKEESNSQKVLPFSLFEVKGAKGGAG; translated from the coding sequence ATGGATAAAACTTTGGCGGATATATTTTTCAACATTATCAGGCGCTTGTCTCGTGTACAGCGGTGGAACAAAGAAGAATTCGAAAACCGTTCTTATATAGAATCGTCGCTCAACCATTCTTTTGAATCGACACTTCTTGTTATTTGTGCCGTTGCTCTTGAAAAAAAATTCGGGAGGAAAGATTTTGATGCTTTTAAGGTTCTCGCCTGTGGCGCGTTACATGATATTGGCGAGGGGATACTTTTTGATGTCCCCTTAGAGGTCAAAGATGACGCGCGGGTGAAGAAAGCGTTAGAGGAGATGGAGGAAGAAGCAACTCAAGAATTAATAAAAAGGTTTCACCCGGCTATTAAAGAAGGTATTGAAGATGCTTATAATCTGCAGAAAGATAGAGAATCTTTTGAGGGAAAGCTTTGGTATGCCTTGGAGCTTTTGGGATACATAATGTATGCTTGGCGGGAGTATCATCTTGGCCATGAAAATTTCAGTAAAGTATTCAAAAATAGTTTCCCGAAGCTATTGACATTAAGTAAAGAAATAAAGAGCGTGGAAATTCTTCTTAATGAATTCCGGCCGGTTATTGAGAGAATCCTTAAGGAGGAAAGTAACTCGCAAAAGGTATTACCCTTTTCTCTATTTGAGGTTAAGGGTGCTAAGGGAGGGGCCGGTTAG